Proteins co-encoded in one Deltaproteobacteria bacterium genomic window:
- a CDS encoding type III secretion protein, with protein MTISGTPGLNLGNLFDTSMEAVSKRGSSIEQKMKELQNSESASPEQMAMLNFELGQYNAMLESLSTVTKSMNDMLKSLAQRAG; from the coding sequence ATGACCATATCGGGAACCCCGGGACTGAATTTGGGCAATCTGTTCGACACCAGCATGGAGGCCGTGAGCAAGCGCGGGTCCAGCATCGAGCAAAAAATGAAGGAATTGCAGAACAGTGAATCCGCCAGCCCCGAACAGATGGCCATGCTCAATTTCGAACTTGGTCAGTATAACGCCATGCTTGAATCCCTCTCCACCGTCACCAAGAGCATGAACGACATGCTTAAAAGCCTCGCCCAACGCGCGGGCTAG